The Dyella sp. 2HG41-7 sequence CCGGGAACGACAAGAGGCACAGAAAGGAGCGACCGCTTGGAGGCTTGATCCTCAAATGCGGCGTGTTGGACGCCAAGTCGTTACGCTCAGGTCGCCACCCACAACAGGAGTTTGTCGATGTTGAACCCTCAGGAAGTGAGCTATGAAGCCGAGCTGGATGCAGCCATCGCGCGAACCAGGCAATGGGGGCTGGAATGCCCCGATATCAAGTTCAACACGCAGCGCTACCTGACGGATGCGTTCATCGGAAAGATCGTGAAGAGCGCCCAGCGCGTCACGGGTCACCTGGAACCAGAAGCCGTCGCGGGCCAGTGCTTCGCCGTGCATCACTTCATCAAAGATGCGCTCGAACAAGATTTGGGAGTGCCGCTGCTCTACACCATCGGCTACGTCACCTATGAAACGGGTCGCGCGGTGTTCCACACCGAGGTCGCTCAACTGAAAGCCATGCTGGATCGAGGCCCGCCGATCTCCGGACCGTTGAGCCTCCATGCCTGGCTGACGTTGCCCAGCCATGAAATCCTCGACCTGACCTTCGGCTCGACCTATGGCGTGGTCCATGGCATCGAGAAGTTGCTGGGCACTGCCACGTTCACGCATCCGAGCGAGTTGAAGCGCGGCATGCGCTATCACCCCCAGCTCGTGGGCACCGACTACTTCCACCGCATCGGTGCGATCACCGTGTTGCCGACGGTGTTGATGGGCTGATGACTGGGCCACCGTGCCAGGACTTCTCTGGCCGGTGGCACCACTCACGAACCCACGGAAGTGACTCAATATCCGCGCCATCCCCAGGGGTCGTTGACGTGAACACACTTCTTCCGCTGCTACTCCAGGCCTGGGCCCGGATCGTCCCCGCCCGCCCCGGCCCGGCGCACGTGACGCCCTGGTGGCTGGATCCTACCGCGCGGCTGCAAGCCATCATCCAGGCCGCCAAAACCCTCGGTTGGCAGGGGCAGCCCAGCGCCGACGAAGATTGGGATTTGCACCTGACGACATCCACTGGGCCCCTGGCGGTGCGATGCGTCGGCGCCGGTGTCGATCTTGGCCCCGAAGGTGCCCGGCGGGACGTGATCCACGATGCCTGGCGATATCTCGACCTGACGGCGTCGCCCCCACGCGGCACGGTGGGGGTGCACCTGGTCAGCGTGGAACCGCACCTGGCCCAAGCCGGGGATGAGGCCAGCGTTCGAGCTCGGATGGCGGCCTGGCGCGCGGCTCACCCGTGGCCAGAGCCGTCCGTGTGGGTGGACGCATCGACACCGATGCCTCGCAACAGCGTCGGCACCGCCTTCCCAGGCTTGGGATTGATCGCGCGGGTGGGGGACTGAGCCAACGAAAATAGCGAAAAAGGCAACTTTCGTTGGACAGGATCAGGAGCGCGAGGTGGGCGGGCGCACGCGATGGCGCGTGGGCGGCGAGGCGAGGGCTTCGGCCTGGCGCCGGGTGGCCCGGAGCACTTCAATCTCGCGCCAAACGGCATTCCAGAATGCTTTGCTGCGTTCCTGGGCTTTCTTGTAGCGAACCGCGGCCAGCTCCGACACAAACTCGGTGCGCACCGGCACCACCGGGATCTGGCGCTGGGGACGCCAACGCCACCCCTCGGGGTTGGCCACCAGGATGTTGCCTTTCGTGATGAGGCCGGCCGTGGATGTCGTGACACCCCCTTTGTCCGCACCGGGGCCTCTCTTGTTCGTGCTCTTGTTCTCGTTCTCGTAGTTAATCCGATTGCTCCGGAAGCCGCCCTTACCTTTGGTCGATTTCGACTCTTTGGGCTGGATGGCCTCCGGGTCCCGAAGCTTGGCCATCGCCTTCACCAAGTCAGACACCCAGATGCGTTTGCCCGCACCGGACAGCTCGCGCGGCTTGATGCCGAGCTTCGGCAGGTTGCGCCGGGCCACTTCATACCTGGAGTCATCGTTTCCCTTCCCCATGCCATGGACCCTGTGAAGGTAGAGCGCTGTTTCCTCGATCGACAGCGAGCCGCCCAGGCGGTCGGGAAAGAGCCGGAGAACACTTTCCAGGATGTCTGCAACAGGAGAAGTTTCGGTCATGGGGACTGGGCCAAATCTGGGCCAAAAAGGGGTTGGACAGCAGGGTAACGCAGTCGGAAATTGTCGGAAACGGTTGGAAACGGTCGGAAGCGCGCGAACCGTGAGGCCATAAAAAAAACCCTCGAAGGTTTGGCCTTCAAGGGTTCTTTTTTGGCGTTACACCACCGAAATTCTTGTTGTTTGATTGGAGCATAAATCCCAATCAAATCAAGAAGTTGGTGGAGCGGATGAGGATCGAACTCACGACCTCCACGATGCGAACGTGGCGCTCTCCCAGCTGAGCTACCGCCCCAATAAATTGTCTCTGGAACACTCTCGACGTGGGCAAGAAATTTACCTTGCGAACGCAGCGCTCTCCCAGCTGAGCTACCGCCCCACGCGAGCTCCAAATGGTAGCAGCGGAGCGGGGATCGAGCCAAGCCCTTGCACGCTTAGCCCGGTAAAAGGCTGCCGAGCCGGTCGTACAGCACATCGCGGCGCCAGCCTTCCAGCGCTTCAGGCCATTGGGCCGTAACGGCGAACTCTTCGAGCACGCGACGTGAACAGAGCAGACCGGCGGGCAGGTCGAGCTCCGCAGCCAGCGTGTCCACGCATAGCTTCATCGCGGAGAGGGCTTGCTTAGCCTTGCCTTGCGGGTAGGGGGCGATGAGGCCGGTTTCGGCGATTTCAGCGTCGGTGACGGCGTCCTCCAACACCTCGAACAATTCGGCGCGTTGCTGAGAGCGGAGCGCGCGTTGGCCTGAGCCGCGGCGGTCCAGTTCCTCCAGATTGCGCGGACGTTGTTCGGCGATGCTGAGGACGAGCGCGTCTTCCAGCAGCCACGGACGCGGTTTGTCCAATTGTCGTGCGGTGGCGTCGCGCCACAACAAAATGCGGCGCAGGAATGCCTGCTGCTCGCGCGGCCATTCGGCGGCGTTGCGAAAGGCGAGTTGCGGTTGCGGATCGCCCTCGCGCGGGCAGCTTTTGCGTTTGAGGCGTTCGCAGTCTTCGGCGTGCCAGGCGGTGCGATCGCGCTGCGCCAGGCGTTCGACGAGTTGCTCATGGATGGTCTTGAGGTAAACGACATCCAGCGTCGCGTAGTCGCGTTGCGATGCCGTGAGCGGGCGTTGCATCCAGTCCGAGCGTGTTTCGCCTTTATCGAGTTCTGCGCCGGCCAGTTCCGCGACGAGCGCGCGATAACTGAGGCCGAAACCCATGCCTGCGAAGGCCGCAGCGATCTGGGTATCGAACAATACGCGCGGCCCTTCCGGCAGCCAGGGCGACAGCGTTTCGAGGTCTTCGCTCGCGCTGTGCATCACGGTGACGACGTTCGCATTGTTCAGCGGTTGCAGTGCCGTTCCGATATCGAAAGCGAGCGGGTCCACCAGCGCGTATTGATCGTTCAAACCCAATTGAAGCAACGCGAGCTGCGGATAAAAGGTATTGCGGCGCATAAACTCGGTGTCGAGACCGAGCACCTGAGGGGTCGACAATTGGTCCAGCCAGCGTTCAAGTTCGCTGCGTTGTTCGATCCAATCTGCCTTGGGGGGCGGCGCAAGCAGGGGCATGTGTATTCCTTGAGACGACCGGATCTGCAATTCGCGATTGCCCCGTCATCGGTGGTGCCATAAGGTAAGCGGTGAACCATAGCAGGCCAGTCACGGATAGCCCACCATGCCGAGCAAGGAAACCGTACAACGCCAGCGCGCATTAGGTGGGGCGCTTGGCGTGCTCGTGCTGGCGTTCGGCCTCACGTATCACTTTTTCCCCCAGGTCTTTCATGTGAGCCCGGAAGAGGTCGCCAACCCTCCGGCTCCCGGCGTGCCGCGCTTGGCGCCCACGACCGCCACGCGTCCCGTCACCGCAGTGCCTTCCGAGCAGGACGAGATCAACGCCGGCCCGCCGTTGACGCTCGCGCCGACTGCAGTGATTGCCGCGCGCCTGACTCGTAAGCCCGCACCGTTGCCCGAGCAATTGACGGCGGACCCGCCGGAAGTGAAAGCCTTGCTCGAGCGCGCGGACAAGGCATACCAGGCGGGGCGCATCGCTGGCGACAAAAACAGTGCGGCGGCGTTGTATCTGGCGGCGCTCAAACTCAAATCGGACAGCCGTGCCGCGGCGCAGGGGCTGGATCAGGTTCGCACGCATCTGATCGCGCAGATCACGCAAGACATCGCCATCGGCGATTCCGAATCGGCAGGCACCTTGCTGGACACCCTCAAGGCGCTACCCAATACCGCGAACGATGTCGCGCCGCTCGAAGCAAGCATGAAGACCTTGCTGCAAGTGCGCCCGATGCTGGCGCAAGCGGCGACGATGTTGCAGCAAGGCAAGGTCGATAAGCCAGCCGATGGCAATGCGCTGGATATGTATCGCTCTGTGCAAAAAGTCGATCCGGAAAATGCTGTGGCCGCGCAAGGTATTTTGCAGGTGCAACGGGTGGTGCTAGACCGCGCGCTTGCGGCCGTGGCGCAGAACGATTTCGTAGGCGCGGAACAGGCGATGACGGAAGCGACGCCTATCCAGCCCGATTCGCCGCAATTGCACGACGTGCGAAACCAGATCGACACGATTCGCCAGCAACGCGCGGCCAATATTCTCGCGCAAGCGCGCTCGGCGCTGGATGCCGGCAACATTCCGCTGGCCAAACAACTGGCGGGGCAGGCGCAGTCGATCAGCGCGCAGCTGACCGGGCTGGAGGAATTCGAAGAGCGTCTGACAAATGCGCGTCTCTATGCGAACTTTAAACCGGGACAGGTGTTCAGCGATCGCTTTGTGGATATGAACGGTCAATCGCCCACCATGCTGGTGGTTCCGACCGGTACGTACATGATGGGCGCGCCGGACAACGAAGCGGGGCGCGCCGATACGCAGACGCCGCAGCACGAGGTCACCATCAGCAAAGGCTACGCATTGTCGCAATCGGATATCACGGTGGCGCAGTTTCGCGAGTTTGTGCGCGCGAGCGGCTACAAACCCGATTCGACGACGCAAGGCGGCGCTAGCGTTTACGACGAACGCACCGGTGTGATGCGCGATGTGTCGGATGCGAATTGGCAAGACGATTACGCCGGTCACGCCGCGACGGACAACTTGCCGGTGGTCAATATTTCCTGGAACGACGCCAATGCCTACGTGCAATGGTTGAGTCAGCGCACCGGCAAGAAATTCCGGCTGCCCAGCGAATCGGAATTCGAATACGCGCTGCGCGCCGGCAGCACGACGCGTTACTGGTGGGGCAACAGTACGCCCAAGGGCAAAGTGGAAAACCTCACCGGTTCACTCGATCGCTCGCCGAGCGGGCGTCGCTGGAGCCACGCGTTCCAAAACTACGGCGACGGTTTTTGGGGGCCCGCGCCGATCATGAGTTTCTCGCCCAACGCGTTCGGTCTCTACGACATGGACGGCAACGTGTCGGAATGGATGGCCGATTGCTGGCACGATAACTACGTGCGCGCGCCGGTGGACGGTTCGGCGTGGATCAACCCGGGCTGTTCGATCCGCGTCGTGCGCGGCGGCTCGTGGGGCAGTTCGCCGGAGCAGGCCAATTCGGCGTATCGCCAGGGAGCGGACGCGAGCATTCGCAGCGGTCGCGTGGGCTTTCGCATACTGCGCGAGCTGTGAAGACACAAACGAAAAGAGCCGCCTTGCGGCAGCTCTTTTGCTTTTATCTGGTGCCCAGAAGAGGACTCACACTGGCTGTCCAAGGGAATCCGATGAAGTCCAGTGCGCTCCGAAAAACGCGGGCTTTTCTAGGCATTTATCGCGTTTTGTTGTCCAGTGGCGTCCGAGGTGTATTCATTGCATCCGGCTTTAAGTGTGGGTAGATTGTGGGTAGATCACAGGTGGATTCCCATGCTCACGCTGCCGCAAATCAAGAACGCCAAGCCGCGTCCCAAGACGTACAAAATGGCCGACGGTTTCGGCCTAACATTGCTGGTCCAGTCGGATGGCGCAAAGCTTTGGCGCTTTCGATACCGCTTTGCCGGCAAGGAGCAAATGCTCAGCTTCGGTCAGTGGCCACAGGTATCGCTTGCTGAGGCTCGTCAGTCGCGTGACGATGCGCGTACGCAACTACGTGGTGGTTTGAACCCCGGCGCCGTACGAAAACAAACGAAGGCACAGGCGAAGGTCGCCGCGGCCAATTCGTTTCGCGCGGTCGCCGAGGAGTGGATCGAACTCAATCGGGGCAAGTGGCGTGCAACGCATGTCGTACGTGTGCAATCACAACTCGACCGCGACATTCTCCCGTCGCTTGGCGATCGACCGATTAGCAACATCTCGCCTGCCGAAGTGCTGGCGGTCGCAAAGCGCGTGGAGGGCAGGGACGCGCTCGATCAGGCGAAACGTTGTCTGCAGCGGGTAGCGTCCATCTTTGCGCTTGGCGTGCGCACGTTGCGGTGCGAGACGAATCCGGCACGAGAACTTGTCGGCGTGATTAGGACACGCAAAGTGCAGCATCGCGCAGCACTCACCTTTGATCAGTTGCCAGATTACCTTGGGCGTTTGGAGAATGTTGGCGCCGGTGCCGAAACGAAAGGTGCCCTCGAATTCCTTCTCCTCACCGCGACACGCTCTGGCGAGACTCGCGGCATGCGGTGGTCAGAGGTCGACATGGACAAAGGGCTGTGGCGTATTCCAGGTGAACGGACGAAGACCGGTATGGAGCACCTCGTACCGTTGAGCAAGCAAGCCAAGGCCATCTTGGAACGCATGCAGCCGCTCACCGGCAACGGTGACTTGGTTTTCCCAAGTCCGGTGAAGAAGAACGAGCCGCTGCACGCTAACGCGCTGTTGGCCGCGCTACGGCGCATGGGATACGAGACTGGTGACATCACTGCACACGGCTTCCGCGCCACGTTCAGCACGACCCTAAACGAACTGGGGCATAACCCGGACGTGATCGAGCGCGCGCTGGCGCATGTGCCAAAAGACAAGATCCGCGCGGCCTATCACCGCTCCCAGTATCTCGAAGAACGGCGGGTGCTGCTGCAGGCCTGGGCGGACATGATCGATGCGAAGCGGAAGGGCGCGAACGTGGTGCCGATGCGCAAAAAGGCAGTTGGGTAACTGATTAGTGCACAATGCCAGTACCTAACTGCAGACAAGGTGTCGAGATGAATGATTTGGCGAAGGTTCGGAGCGATATTGTCGCTCGACTGCTCGCGACAAAGTTCGAAAAGGTCGCACTTACAGCACATGCAGATGGCGTGTCCGAGAACATAAAAAAGCAGATCAAGGGCGCCTTGAATATTGCTGATGAGATCATCCGGCAAGCAGGGGAAAAAGACTTCTGAACTGAATTTGCCAACTGCAACCCCGCGCCAGCGGGGTTTTTAGTGTCTGGGAATAAAAGAAAAGGACGGTATTAAACCGTCCCTTTCTTGCGCCATACGCCGCTTCTGGCGCGCACCTACTTTACGACCCCGGGTGCAAAGGCCTGGCTGGTCCGAGGTCTAGTGCGACGCACCCTCGGCTCGTTTGTGTCCCGACGTATCGGTGCAGGCAGCGGGGGCCGTGCAAAAACTTGAGCAAAGCGCGGCCCTCCTTTCCAGTTTTTGAGCTGGCAACGAAGCCTAAGCGTTTCTTTTTGCGCGAACCAGAATTGACAGGTTGCGCATCGCGGAGCATTCTAGATTTGTCCCTGCCAATTCGGGGACCAGGTTTGGCGACCTGAACTGACTAAGGCGCAACGGCGCCGATGGCGCTTTTTTTTGTGCCCGGCGCGTGTGCTTGCTCACTTTGCGGTGGGCGTGCAGGGCAGCCTTCGGGCTGGCCGGTAACCTTAGTCGCCGGTTCGCCAACCCTGCACGTCCATCACCTCTTCGGAGGTGGCTCATTCGCGCAGAGGGAGGCACCAATGAAAGACCAAGACACTTTGACGCCCGACCAGTTGGAGATGGAGCGTCTGACCCGCCAAATGAAAGCGCTCATTCGAGCAAAGTGGCCGGAGCGATACAACACGAAACGGGCTGATTTGAAGATCGTCCCTTCGGTTCCTGTAACGAGTCCCGCAAACGCAAAAATGTCTCGCGAGGAAATTCGCGGTCAGTTGCTCGCACACATTCGAAAGACGTGGCCGGAAGAGTTCGCGCTGGGCCAGCCGGAACTGAAAGTTATGGTGCCAACGATTGAGCACGAAACTCCCAGTCCACGCATCGATAGGGAGATGGTCGACCGACTCAAAGCGATGATTCGATCTACTTGGCCCGACGAGTTTGGCCGTGGTTCTCAAGTCATCCCGTTTCCGCGCAAAAAGAAACCGGGCGCCAAATCGCGCAAGGGTCCTTGTGCGGAAGTCATTCGGTTTCGCTGTGGCAGAGCGGACTATTCAGACCGCCAACGCAAAATCTTCGACATCTTCGTCAAAGACGGAAAGAGTGCTCGCTTCTCGGCCGCGATGATTGAATTTATGCGACGTCCATGCTCAAGGCCGGGGGACGATTTGTTCGTCAGAGGCGGGATTGCGATCGCGGACTATATGGATCAGCTCGCAAGGGACGGTATTTGATCTTCATCGGGGAAATCATTCCCTTTCCATCGCAGGTGAAGTTCTGCGCGTTAAATATCAACACACGAGGTGAGGTATGAATATGAAGCCAGACGACGTGGCCGTTACTCCGACCGCTTACCGTTTTGAAGACTACTTGGCATATGAGAGTTCCGCGGATGTCGTGGACCGCAAGTTATACCAAGCGGCTGCACTGTCAGCGATGCTTTACGGTGGTGGACTTCAGCCGTTCCTTGAAAATCGTGAGACGATCCAGGACGGTGTGCTGTGGCTTTTGCACGACACGATCTGTGGTGCTATTGCTGCGCGTAGCTCGACGTCACAAGCTACGGAATAACTGTTTATTCCGCGCCTAGGCTGATCCCCAAAAACCACGCACCTTCAGTGGCTGGCGCGGCTCCTATTTGAAGGGCGCAGAGGTGTGCGCATGATCGATACGCATGAAAAACCGCGCAAAGAGCGAACTCCGGAAGAGTATGCGGGGCAGGTGCTCGATTCCGCCGCTAACTCGCTCATGGCGCTCGGCTTTGTAAAGGATGAAGCTGATTTCATTGATCGAATGTTTAATTTTGCAGCCAACGCCCACGCAAAACATGGACTCGGCGGAGACGATTGGTATTTAGGCTTTACGGATGGTGGCCATAAGAGAATTTACAGTGCTTTGGAAAACAAAGGGCTCGTGCCTAAGAATGCGAGGCCCATTCTTAGCAATCGCGGATTTTGGGGGCTCGTTGCGTGTGGTTATTGCGTCCAAGCCATTGCCGCGTATCGAGCGGGCGATGTCACTGAAGCGTGGACATATGTCGTAGATGCTCGATTTGCCGCGGATTCGCTTCTGAGCCAATTAACAGACATCGAAATGGTCAAGCTCGATAGGATCAACAGGGCGAAAAAGGCGGTAGGCGTAAAACTTGCAAATGATCCGACGCAGGCGGCCAAGACCGACGCCCACAAGCTTTGGCGGGATTGGCGATCTGGAGCGGCGATATTCAAATCCGCTGCTGCTTTCGATCGGCACATAGTCGAAAAATTTCCAGCGGTCACGGCGACGAAAACTGTCGAGCGTTGGCGCAAAGAGTGGTCGGATCAAGAGGCGGAAAATAGGGACTCAGCGAGCTAAGTCCCCTACGTGCTTGCTCGTGAGGTGTAAGCGTTAGTTGGACGCCACAGACTGATTTCATCCCGCAACGGATGGAGTTAGTCAAAAATGAACACCACTGCATTACCGGCAACTGGTTATCTGCGCCTACCGCAGATCATCGGTAAGCCAGCCACCGATACTTCTCCGGCCATCCCGGCAATTTTCCCCGTCTGCAAGTCGACTTGGTTTGCCGGCATCAAAGCTGGGCGCTATCCGAAACCCGTGAAACTGGGTGAGCGTGTTTCCGCCTGGCGCGTAGAGGATATCCAGGCACTCATTCAGCGGGCATCGGCATGAGTGGCACCAACCGCCCGCTGGACGAAGTCGACGCGCAGCTGCTGGCGGCCTGCCACAGCATGGGAGTGCTTGCCGAGCATATAGCCTCACACGGACTGCAGCCTCAGCTGTTGACCAATTTGGAACGTGTCGCCGACGGCTTCCGCAGGCTGGTCGTTGAACGCCGCGCCGCGCTGATGGGCAGGGAAGCCGCCTGATGGCCACCGATCACCTGCCCGCAAACTGGCGTTCGCGTCTGCCGGCCCCATCGACGTATTACGCACACCATGTTTGCGACCTCGGAGCGCCAAATGCCACGGGATGGGCTCAGGCTACATGCCCGTTCCATGCCGACCAAAACCACAGCCTGTCGGTGCAGCTGCTCGGTGAGCGTGGACATTGGCGCTGCAATGGGTCTTGCGGCGGCGGTGACATGGTGGGTTTCCACATGCGCCTTCGCGGGATCGAATTCAAATCCGCTATTCGCGACCTCGTTGGGTTGAGGGCCGCGGCATGAGCGCAGCGCGCAACGACATCGCTCAAAGCACGCGACCACGTCGCCGCATGCTCACCGTGGCGACCACCACGCCGTGCCCTGATGCGTTGCGCGAATTGCCTTGCTCCATCGACGCCGAACAGGCAGTCCTCGGCGCGCTGATGATCCAGCCATCTGCGCTGGCCAAGATCAAGGACTGGCTTCAAGAGTCCGATTTCTTCCGTCGCGACCATCAGGCGATCTATCGTGCGATGTCAGTGCTGATCGATCGCGGTGATGCAGTTGATGCCATCACGCTCGGCGATTGGTTTGAGACGAATGGTCTCACTGAACTGACGGGTGGCCGCGGTTATTTGATTGAGCTCGATCAGGCTACGGCGAGCGCGGCGAACATTGTCGGCTACGCGGAAATCGTAGCCGAGAAATCCAGACTTCGATCCGCCGTAGATATCGGCGAACGTCTCGCCGCAGCGGCCCTGCAAGGGACGGAAGACCCGCAAGCATTACTCATCCAAGCTCGCGCAGACGTCGATGCGCTGAGCGCACGGCATACGAAGCTCAACCCCATCGCCGCAGCGCTGTCGTCGGCTCTGGCGCCTTTCTCAGCGCAGGAGTTCAGCGACGCGGCGACCCCTCATCCTCATGCATTCCAGGCTGCCGATGTAGGCCTCTTCCCAGTTGGTGAGGTGACATTGATTGCCGCCCAGGGCAGGGAAGGCAAGACCTTCTGCGAAATCGGTTTCGCCGCAG is a genomic window containing:
- a CDS encoding SUMF1/EgtB/PvdO family nonheme iron enzyme; this translates as MPSKETVQRQRALGGALGVLVLAFGLTYHFFPQVFHVSPEEVANPPAPGVPRLAPTTATRPVTAVPSEQDEINAGPPLTLAPTAVIAARLTRKPAPLPEQLTADPPEVKALLERADKAYQAGRIAGDKNSAAALYLAALKLKSDSRAAAQGLDQVRTHLIAQITQDIAIGDSESAGTLLDTLKALPNTANDVAPLEASMKTLLQVRPMLAQAATMLQQGKVDKPADGNALDMYRSVQKVDPENAVAAQGILQVQRVVLDRALAAVAQNDFVGAEQAMTEATPIQPDSPQLHDVRNQIDTIRQQRAANILAQARSALDAGNIPLAKQLAGQAQSISAQLTGLEEFEERLTNARLYANFKPGQVFSDRFVDMNGQSPTMLVVPTGTYMMGAPDNEAGRADTQTPQHEVTISKGYALSQSDITVAQFREFVRASGYKPDSTTQGGASVYDERTGVMRDVSDANWQDDYAGHAATDNLPVVNISWNDANAYVQWLSQRTGKKFRLPSESEFEYALRAGSTTRYWWGNSTPKGKVENLTGSLDRSPSGRRWSHAFQNYGDGFWGPAPIMSFSPNAFGLYDMDGNVSEWMADCWHDNYVRAPVDGSAWINPGCSIRVVRGGSWGSSPEQANSAYRQGADASIRSGRVGFRILREL
- a CDS encoding AlpA family phage regulatory protein, which produces MNTTALPATGYLRLPQIIGKPATDTSPAIPAIFPVCKSTWFAGIKAGRYPKPVKLGERVSAWRVEDIQALIQRASA
- the rnd gene encoding ribonuclease D, translated to MPLLAPPPKADWIEQRSELERWLDQLSTPQVLGLDTEFMRRNTFYPQLALLQLGLNDQYALVDPLAFDIGTALQPLNNANVVTVMHSASEDLETLSPWLPEGPRVLFDTQIAAAFAGMGFGLSYRALVAELAGAELDKGETRSDWMQRPLTASQRDYATLDVVYLKTIHEQLVERLAQRDRTAWHAEDCERLKRKSCPREGDPQPQLAFRNAAEWPREQQAFLRRILLWRDATARQLDKPRPWLLEDALVLSIAEQRPRNLEELDRRGSGQRALRSQQRAELFEVLEDAVTDAEIAETGLIAPYPQGKAKQALSAMKLCVDTLAAELDLPAGLLCSRRVLEEFAVTAQWPEALEGWRRDVLYDRLGSLLPG
- a CDS encoding tyrosine-type recombinase/integrase; the encoded protein is MLTLPQIKNAKPRPKTYKMADGFGLTLLVQSDGAKLWRFRYRFAGKEQMLSFGQWPQVSLAEARQSRDDARTQLRGGLNPGAVRKQTKAQAKVAAANSFRAVAEEWIELNRGKWRATHVVRVQSQLDRDILPSLGDRPISNISPAEVLAVAKRVEGRDALDQAKRCLQRVASIFALGVRTLRCETNPARELVGVIRTRKVQHRAALTFDQLPDYLGRLENVGAGAETKGALEFLLLTATRSGETRGMRWSEVDMDKGLWRIPGERTKTGMEHLVPLSKQAKAILERMQPLTGNGDLVFPSPVKKNEPLHANALLAALRRMGYETGDITAHGFRATFSTTLNELGHNPDVIERALAHVPKDKIRAAYHRSQYLEERRVLLQAWADMIDAKRKGANVVPMRKKAVG